From the Drosophila sechellia strain sech25 chromosome X, ASM438219v1, whole genome shotgun sequence genome, the window AATCTCCGCACACGCGATACGCATTACACACACATGTGCGCGCGCCTCGAGTGCGTGAGTGCTAATCTGGCCCGCCAATAACTGCAAATTAGATTAGCAACGCCTCGAGGGTGGAGCTGGACTCGAACTGGCTGCTCTGACTCCCCCTCATCTACCATCCTCGATAGCTGACCACCGTCCATATATATCCATATCGACATGCAGCCAGCAATCCAGCAACTCGAACATCGCGTGTGGCGTTGATAaatctcgaccagcaagaggACAAGGCGAAACCCCAATGACCAATGCCCAATGCCCAATCTCCAATCCACAATCCCCGATCCCCACTCAATCCAATCCAATACAGTCCCCCGGATGCCAATATATATTACGACAGGGAGACTCTCACTGGCCATTTGTTTGGCATCCCATCGCGGGACGaaactaataaaaatcataaaagTTTTCCGCTTATCGTTGCCATTAAGATGCCTGCCCGCCCCTCGAagattgttattattattagtattatttGAGTGTGTCTCAGCTTTGTCCTTGGCTCACTTACACTTTCACTTTCTTCCACACGCACTTTCACCTACCCGCGCGATAATGTTGCCACACTGAAAATTAACTTAACTACTTACTGAAGATGGAAAATTTTAGGAGCAGACTTCGGGATCGTTTTCACCGTCGAAAACTTGCGTCATGTTAACGATTCGCCTgtatttgcaaatatttacccaCTTACGTAACGCTCTTATTTTGCTTGGCAAAGAAAATGTTGTGGGAAAATTATGTGCGCTCATAAGCTTTAATCGTCCAAAAAAAAGGTGGCAAATAGCTGGTAAGCACGATTAATAATATGAATAGAAGCTAGCAGAGTAGAATACGGATTATCGAAAGATAGTTTTAAACTAATTCTGAACATTAAATGCATAGAAGAAATAGTTATGATACGCTTCTTGGTAAGATAGGCCAACTTCGATGTTATCCTTATCGGGGGTTGAGAATTACCTCCAACTGTCGCCTTACATCAATAACTCACTGTACTCTTTATTGCCCGTCGCTTTTGAATGGCAAAACTTCCGCTGGTGACGGCGTCGAATGGAATTGCTGACGCCAGCGACGCCGCTTTTCCAATGGACAATGTCCAGTTGCCCATACAGTACGTACTGTACATAGCATATGGCACATGGCACATGGCACTTATTCACCGGCCAGCGGGTAAATGACGCCCAGTCACTTATTCGCATCGCTGACCAGAaggaaaagggggcggggcggtATGGGGCGGTGGCTATATCGTTGTCCCGCTAAtcgtaaaataaattattttccatgTGTGCGCTGCTCGCCTGATTCCGAGTCATAATTCTTGCATCACTCCTCTCCCCCAAATGGAGCATAACAGTTTCAGTTAATTGCATGAGTGAGGAGTGCACTGCGAAAAATGCTTGATGCTGAGGTAACTGAATATTATCTCCAACAATCCAAACTATTTAACACTAAGCTAAACTATTAAGCTGGAAATTATCTTACTGCATATTACAATCCCTTTTTACCTTCGCGATTGAAGTAGTAAAGAAGTGCGTGATTTGTTTCCGTGTCATATGATGAGATTTTTGTGGGGGATAAACTTTTCCAGCCACAACTGGCTGGCTTTAATTGTTACTAGTCGCATTTGGAGCCCGGCCTAATCACTGGCGCCGGATTAGTCAAACTTGCAGCCACTGGacgtgggtggttgggtggctgggtggctCGTTCGGTCGGATGTTGGGTGGTTGGCTAGCAGTGGAGTGGTGTCCAAGTGCTGAAATGTGTAGCGCTTGCCAACGCTGTCAGTCATAATTAACACTcagctgcagctccagctttggGTTCAGTTTTAGCTTTGGAGTCGGAGTTTGAATGGGTGGAAAATAATATGAAACCGAAATGGATGTGAAACAAAAGTTAGCTTCGTTCCAACTGCTCAAAGTTGCTAATCAAGCTTGACAGCTAGCTGCTCAGGGGAATATAGAGATGGTGATTGGGTTCCAGTATAAGCCAGTCATGTACAGATGCACtgagaaatatatttatatatatatgcatcaGTTGTCAATCGTATCAAATAATGAGCATCTAACGAgtgcaatttaaaaattataagaccaaaaaattacattaaaaaatgtaattaaattaaatgatagCATTTAAAACTTAATGCCGACTTGATTCCTAATTTTCGCTGTGTATCTCGTATATGCTGCCGACAGCTTTCGCAGCATTCGATGGTGTAATTAAGAATGCAACGCACTTTAAGATACATAGCGATGGCGAACAGCGGTTTCGCGGATGGCAAACTCATTAGCCACCCCTCGCGGCCAGATAAATGCGATTTTGTAATCGCGGAGATTGCAATCGGGTTGCGGTTATTGTGTTATGCCGTGCTTGCCCAACCATCCAATCCATATCCAGCCATCCATTTCACTAAAAATGTTCTGCTATCTTAAATTCCGAGCGACACGTGCCAGACACAActacaataacaacaaattaCACTAACAATGTTGCGAAGGGCGCTGCAACACCCCCCTCCCCCGCCCTCGTCGGATGCCATGCAAATTTTAAGCGCCTGTCGCAGTTCCTTCTTTGTGTCTATGGCGTCATCGGCTCTACTTGTAGTCAGTCCCCCGCATTTGTACTTGATTAcccatacacacatacactttCACccagcatccgcatccgcattcgcatccacatccgcagcagcagtagcaactTTAACTGTAAATCGATATTCAGACAGTCTGCCTGTCTGCCCCCTGCCAACAATCTTGTGATGCCCTTCGAACTCTGACTAACTTACAGTCTCGACACCAAAGTCGGTGGTTGCGACTTAAAGATACTTGATGCCTATGCATATTAGTATTGAAACTCTACTACTCACAGTTCAGAAATGGAAATGTTGAGGTTTAGAATTTACTGTTTTCTTCCGTATAAGGAATATTTTGGGTTTAACGCTATGTATacattttaatgcaatttgAATAGACCTAAAAGTATCAATCGTTTTGAAATAAAAACGTCAAAAAATGCGACTTTAAAGTTAGGGTTTCCATGACTTTTCTGATAAGAAAGCTTCAGGCAATTTAGCAGTCGTGGATTTATCTGTCACATCAACATAGTTACATATTTTAGGCAGGAACTCATTCCGTACAGAGCACACCGATCGTAGGATGTTGCACAGCAGCTACAATCGGGCACCGCGCCGCAAACTCATTCCGAATTTGTTTAGCAACATTCTACAGGTGATCGCCGATGCCGACCATCCGCTCACCGAACCCGAGATCATGGAGGCGGTCGCCGATCGGTTGGATCGCAGCGACGAGGAGCTAAAGCGCCAGATCACAGTAAGCCTCCACGACGCCCTAATCTACGGCTATCTGCGAGTGAAGAACTATCGTTACTCGATTGTGCCCAGTCGCCTAGACCCGGACGAACATCGCGACCATAACGAGCCCAGTTCCTCCATTACCGCCGCCCCGGAACATAACCGGCTGCAGGAGAGGATCTCGAGTGGAACCAGTGCTGCCATGGATGACAACCAGGGGCGCGATGAAGAACTCACACCAAAAAGCACCCAACCACTAAAGAGGGTAAATGCTGAGCCGCAAGGGCAAACTAATTGATGGATGAAAATTTCAAATGTAAACCTTTAATAAATTgaactaaaatcaaataaaaccaaCTTAAGGGAATATAATTACAAATTAAGTGCTAGCCAGATTTCTCTTCGAGCTAAATCCATTTGCGACTATAAAGAACACAGTAACGAGCGAATCAACTTCCTGTAGGTAATAATTCCTGCGAGTAATCCCCAATTAGTTTCGCAGATCCTTTGGCAGGTAAGCTAAGCCCACAAACGACGCCGCTTGGCCTGATGGCCGGTCCGCAAAGTCCACTCCTTCCATCTGATCGACGTGCGGCGAAGGCAATCCCTGAATCCCAGGCGACTTGTGTGTCAGCTGCATTGGGGGCCCACTGCCTCTTCTCGACCGGTTGCCAGCAGCTAAACGGGCTAATTGAAATGCAACTCGAAGGCAGAGTGCCCGATGTCCGATGTCCTAGACTCCACCCTGCGACCCCTCTGAGGTGTGCACATTCAAGTCGGCCTTCAAAATATAGATGGTAATCGATAGCCGATTACTTAGGGAGCCCTGGTTGAAAATCGTGGTAACGCTTTTTTAAATACTGAATATTGGTGATATAAAAATATCCTTTCTAATAAAGTAAAAGTATTTAGTAGGCATTGACTTTGATTTCGCATTACTTATCATGTGCTCTTTTagatatttttagttttttctctAGATCTTAACGATATACAGTCCAATTCTACAACAAATTTTCCAAGTAAATTTCAAatagaaattttttttttttttttaattattattataacgATGCCACACTGCGGACCGCGCCCCAAAAAACCGGTGAATGCCTTCTTAATGTGGATAAATTCCGCCGGGCGCAAGTACATAAGAGAAAAATGGTCTTCGTGCAGGCAGCATTAACACTTGTGGTCATGAAAAAGGTGTTTTTAAAACCAAATGTTCATACCCTTTGTGAGCATAAATATTACATGTTACTAATGAGCAATTTGAGGaaaataagtaaattaataataataataaatacatttttattaaaaattttccTTCCAAGCTGTTAGCAACTATATCAACTATATATGACACATTTGAGAGCCTTGAGCTTGCGGTCATATCAACAAGGATACGTTGACTAAGACGGGACTAAGACCTCAATCGCGTCCTTTGTGTTTGATGTGGTGTCAGCTTCGGGCTCAAATCATTTACCTTCCCCTGTCCGACGTGCTGTATATACCAATGTATGTGCAGTACATATGTGTGAATGCTTCAGTTCGGTTTGATTAGCGATTGCAAAGATAAACTCTAATAATAAACTCTAATACATAAAATAGATCATTATCTAACAATATTGTATCTGATTTAAGTGATAACCTCTGTAGCTTCTTCAAATCGATGTATCTATCTTATCAGCATGCATTGCTGTTTCGCCATCCCTAGCAGAATATGCGAAGCTATTAGTTCCTGACTGAATAAGCGATTGTGTGCGGGCAACTGTTTGAGTTCACTGATTGTTGCGACACCAACTAGCATTTAAAGGGTCCAAATAGAATGCGGCCATGGTCCTCCGTGCCATCCCCATTAATTCCACACCCTCGAGGGAGGCGGAAGTCACTGCGCTTGGGGTTTAGTCACGCTTATGTCCTTGGCCTTACGTCTCcgtcccacacacacacacgcaaacaaacccccccaccccctccccccttcTCATGTGTGATAATACCTGTTTGGTCTTTGGGAGCTCGGGGCTTCGAGAGGTCCTAGGTACCTAGCACCGACTACGTTGTTTTCACGCCCGTTGAACGGAGCAAGCGAGCGTGAGGCGAGCACATTACAATGATGCGGCACCACCAACTCTTTCTCCACAACCATCCAACCAAACTCCCCTCAATCTCTTGGGCAACTCATTTAGTaacttgtgtgtgtgtgtgtgtgtgtgcagaaTGCTGTGCACTCTGGACCCAGTGTTTAGTCCAGTCAACTGGCTTTACTCAGCTAAATTAGATTTTGTGGTGCgtaatttgaaaattgtgAAATTACCCAACACTGCGGCGGAGTAGTCGAGATGGAGAAGTGACGTGGCACATTAACACCCAACGATGCCAACTGGTTATTCATTGAGGGTCGCTCACTAATGTCGGATTATCCGCTCAGAGCCTTTCTAAGAGCACCCAAAAACACACGAAATTAGTGCAATCCAATTGCCAGAGCCCCAAAATGGGAAAGAGCAACCCTTGAGCAAGATTGGCTATAATTCAAGAACGAAATCCAATTCTTGTGATTTTCGCACCTCATCACAATGGCTAAAAACAAGCCCGGGGCGCTCCCCTTGTTCATTTGCTTAACGCATAACTTTTGGGCCCTCGGTGGCATATTGTTTTACATGTTGCTCCGTTGGATAAACGGATTCGGCTTGTTTTGGCCTGCGGAAAAGTGGTCCTTTTTGTGTCGAAAGCGACCCAAGCGAAAAACTGGAGCCCCAAAATTCTTATGTTGTTAAGTTTTTTCGTTTATTCCATTATTTATGTACTGCACACGTTTGGGCAGGCATAAGGCgattttctttcctttttttttgggaacaGAAGTAGTACAACATATTTTTTAGAAAGTaatatatttaacaaataaattcattagtAAGCACAGTAGGCAGCGATTTTTCCGTGTACGTTACTTGACGTAGGGCCTTTTCTAGGTATACATAACACATACACCCTCCATTCGATCGGCAAAATTTATCTTTCGGCAACATACTAAAAACTGTTGTAAATTATCGTATCTGTATCGTGTTCTTCTGTTGGGTTATTGGTCCCAAGTGTGTAGACGACTGCCCGTTTTCCGGTTTTCCTCCAAACCGTAATAAGACCGCAGAAAAGTCCAACGAAGCAACTcaacaaaaattcaaaaaataataCCGAGAATAATTATCAACTATCAAATACATCAGTCCAATAGTCAAATTAGCAGCGCTGTCCTGTAACCAGTGTACCACGCCTTTGGGTATATCTATAGTGGCAGAGGACGAGCAATGGAGGATTTACATTTAAAACTCGGCGACCTGCCCCAGGAAGTGTTGGCTGCACTTCACAGCATGATTATGGGCCAAAAATTGGCTGGATCACTTGGTGAGACACAGCATCACCTGCAGCATGAACACCACCTGAATCACCAACTGAACCAGCTCAATCAGTTGAGCCACTTGAATCAGTACCATCATTTAAGCCAATTGAATCAATTGAGTAAGCTAcaccagcatttacaacataAGATCTCATCGGGGATGAACCTAAATTTGGACCTGGACCATGAGATAGAGACGGAGATTGAGATGGGCCTTGATGGCCTTGATGTTGATCTGGATCTGAATCTGAATATGAAGCTGGGAGTTAATCTGGACATGAATCCGGAGGGCAGTATTACCAATAGTACCAGCAGTACCAGCAGTACCAGCAGTACCAGCAGTACCAGCAGTACCAGCAGTACCAGCAGTACCAGCAGTACCAGCAGTACCAGCAGTACCAGCAGTACCAGCAGTGCTAGCAGGACCAGCAGGACCAACAGTaccagcagcaccaacacGTGCAGCGATCAGGGGCAAGGACATGGATCTGGGATTGGACTTGGTGACCCAAAGCGGGACCAAAGCCAAGTCCACTACGCCCATGACCCTGCCCAGGATAATGGCGATTCACCGAATGTCAGGAGTTGTACTGGAATGTGCAGCCATCAAACAGAGAGCAATATGATTGGGGGGGATTCCCTAACGGTTACTAAGTCTTCATCGCCGGAGACGGGCAAGGGGGAGAAGTATCAGGAGGAGCTtaaagaggaggaggaggaggacgttAATGAGGTTACGGAGGATAAGAAGCATAACGAGGACGTTTTGATTAAGGCGGCCAACTCCAAGCTAAATGTCAATGCCACTGTTTACACGATGCCAGGCAAAGTAGAACCCCTTCCTGATGGACGACACTTGCCCCAACCGAGTCCCAGTGCAACCTCGCAGGCCACTGGCGACTATCGCCTCAATGCCCAGGCCGCTGTATTCCAGCCATCTTTTCTGTGCATTAGCTCGTTGGCTTCGCCGGTGGTTTTTCAACGACCACGTCCAATTGTGGTACGGTCACCCCCACCGGAGGTATCGCAACACCAGATGTCGGCCATTTCACAGCCTCTACTGCCGACACCGCATCTGATGAGCCACGAGATGTCAGCCCATGGTTTTCATTCAATTCAAAGATCGGGCAATAAGCCAAGTGGCCGCTGGCGCAAACAACCGCTTCCGGACTTGTTTAGCGCCGTCATGTCACTGGTGACGGAACTGAAGCGATCGGTAAGCTATCCGGAGATCATAGGCTGCCTATCCAAGAGACTCCATCGAGAGCAGGTGGAACTAAAGCGCCATGTACCGCACACACTGCACGCCGCCGTTAACAATGGCTACTTAAAGAAGGAGGGCAATCGCTATTCCCTGCTCCCCGAAGTGGAACAGGCCGAGATCATGCGGCGCAACATCGCGGCTGCCATTCGGGCCAAGGAGCTGGAGAAGGAGCCGTTGTCCTGGCGCAGGCGTTAATGTTCGCAATACCAATCTTTAACTACGTTCACAACCTGGCATCTACACGACGCTTTCCGCATCCTGCATCTTCATCATCACATTTCGTATCCTTCTGCTTCATACATTTTATAATTAAGCTTGCACAGCACTCGAGGCTGTGAGCATGTAGTCCTGTGCGTTGCACAACCCAGAGCCCCGAGTCCTGTGCTGCCGACGAGCCCTGCAATTTGGTTTTACTGTACGTGACCTGTGTCTGCGAAAAAGCGGTCCGTGTGATCCTCGATGCGTGGCCTGTGCGTAAAGGCACGCAATCTTCGATCCGCGATCGACGACCGGAAGAAGTCACGATGACAAAAGTTTATATTGTATACAAGATCTACGCAGTTATACATCAacaattcatatttaatttcccctattcattttgtatttgattGGTCTGCTATTCATTGAAATTCTGCTATGCATATGCATTCAACTTTGTGTTTATCAATTTAGTCAGTCGTCCATCCATCTCAGGCATTCCAGTCAGTCAGGCAGTCATTTAGACGGTCGGCGGCTGTTCCGATCTGTACAGTTAACTAGCTATTGTGTGCGGAGTGGCGAGTATCTAGAGCTCATCATGATTGTTTTGTAATTGGAATGCGACAATGCCAGGCCAAGAAGGAGGACGGAGATGCTTGATGGTGGATAGATAGAGGATGCCATCTCCCAGTATGCAAggacaataacaataacaacagcagcagccacggcAAGCATGGGGGGCTGTGGGTGGAGGGTGGTAAgtacgaggaggaggaggacgacgagTGAATGCCAACTCAACTAACAATTTGCTTCAATTATAAAAAGCGTCGCGACAAAGTGGCGCCAAGCAAGCGACGTGCGGCGAGGAGTGGGTGGTTGCATTGGGGCATGAATGTGATGCTGTGCTGTTTCTCTGGTTGTTGCTTTTTCCTTTGCtttactgttgctgctgatgaaATGGGTAAACAGTGGACAGAGTGGCCCGGGGGTATGGCCTGGTAATCAGCATGGCGACGCACTGCTCCTTTGAGCCCTGAACTGCCTCCTTCTCGAAGCGAAGCGGCTCTGTGCTGCCAACCATAGATCGCAAAAAGCAACCGAAAGTACTTTAGAATTGAaaacttatatttaaattttactcAATTTTAGTGGATGCAATTTCTGAATGTAAATTTGCCAACTAAATGTATAAATTATGTGTCAGATTTTGAGGTAAGCATCTACAATTTAGCtaaaaaatagccaaatggGCAATTCCCTCGAGTCGAGGAGAGGAAAGGCAACGACTCTGCCATGCAGCTGGCCTCGACCGGAATGAAagtggaactggaactggagcACCGAGGAGCCTGCTCTGGCGTCAACCTCAAACCATCCTTGCCAGCTTTGTCTGTGTATAGGGTCATCAACTTATTTGCATGCTGCAACTCCGGGCCCTGTCATAATTGTATTTTGTTGCCGCCAGTCAGGGATCAGCACTTCGATATGCCAGGGTCCTGTCCAAAGTTTGTTGCTTGAACGCCATTGCCACCGAACCGAACTTGTTGACTCTTTTTCCAACTGGAGGAGCAGACAGATGACAGGAATACGGGGAGCCAGGAACTTAACGCGCCCAGCAGGGAGATGATTTACTGAGCTCGTGTGattcataaatatttcttcCCAACGCCGAGCTCAGGAATCCCGGTGTCCATTGTCCTTTTGCCCTCTTGTAAATGTGCACTGAGGGAAAAGTCGATAGAATACGGATTTTCATTTCCTATCACACAATTTGCAGTTACTCTTATATCtgttgtatctaaataatatTCCCCAATACTCTGAAGCTAAAACTAAGAGTCCTTATAGTATGTTAATGAACTGCCTGTTGTTCACTGTGTAAGGGAAGAGCTTCAATTCAGCAAGTTTCATTGCTACTCCTAGGATGAGCTGAGTGTCATTTGTCATGACATTGCATGAAGAGAAGCGTGAACCAAGCGCCGAGGCATGTGTGCGAACGGAGTTGggtttaaatgttaaatagtTCACAGCCAGCTTGATCCTCCGGCACTTGAGCTGAACTGAGCTGCCCTTAATGTTGCGTATCAACGGAATGCTGAAACTGATCTGAAATCCACGCACACGCATTGTAGATTAGCCGTTGATGCAGCTCCTGACTGCAATTTTGAAACACAGAACGAACAATGCTCCCTCAGATTCCTGCTTTTCTGCCATGTAACCGCGCTCAAACAAGTGCGTAACTAAAGACTGCATGAAACTAGTCAAGTAAGTTTCAAAATGTAGCAAGTATAAGAACAGATTCAAAAAACGtgataataaaatacaaatcaaTTGGCAATGatataataaaacaagaaggcaacttaaaaaaaaaggaacatATAAATACAAGAAGAAGCAGTCAGCTGCAGTAACTAATTAAACAACACAATAAGGTGGAATGTGAATGGAATTTGACCGCCGAAAATTaaaccagcaccagcaccacttCCTTCCTGCGGATTGACCACCCAATTAGCGAATTAACCTCACCGCCCCACACAGTTAAATACCTATACAATCGACAATAATAACAATCATTTAATTTCAGGTTAATTGCACATACTTTGGTTTGTGTCGGGACATAAATTGTGTGCATTCGTCGGCTGGTCCGCTGCCTGGTGTTTGTGTAATTTATTCGCATATTTCAGTGGAGCGTGGAGTGACAGCCTGAAATTATGCTACAAAATGCCAGGAATGCCTACCCCTGTTAAGTTTTTGAGGAGCGGGCGTAATAGATGTGGCCCCAAGTCAAGACAGAAACGAGGGCAGACATCCAGCAGGGGCACGCACAAAAAGTCTGCGCTGCTAAACGCATTTACGTGTCAGAACTAATTTAATGTGGCGCCCCAGGGTGGATTGAAACGAACTAAAATGGAACGGAACGgagtggaatggaatggagtgGAATAGCGTGGGGTGTAGACCCGGAAAAGGATAACGGAAACGCATACGCAGCGAGCCAGTGGCGCCTGACCATATTTT encodes:
- the LOC6612522 gene encoding uncharacterized protein LOC6612522, coding for MLHSSYNRAPRRKLIPNLFSNILQVIADADHPLTEPEIMEAVADRLDRSDEELKRQITVSLHDALIYGYLRVKNYRYSIVPSRLDPDEHRDHNEPSSSITAAPEHNRLQERISSGTSAAMDDNQGRDEELTPKSTQPLKRVNAEPQGQTN
- the LOC6612521 gene encoding uncharacterized protein LOC6612521, yielding MEDLHLKLGDLPQEVLAALHSMIMGQKLAGSLGETQHHLQHEHHLNHQLNQLNQLSHLNQYHHLSQLNQLSKLHQHLQHKISSGMNLNLDLDHEIETEIEMGLDGLDVDLDLNLNMKLGVNLDMNPEGSITNSTSSTSSTSSTSSTNTCSDQGQGHGSGIGLGDPKRDQSQVHYAHDPAQDNGDSPNVRSCTGMCSHQTESNMIGGDSLTVTKSSSPETGKGEKYQEELKEEEEEDVNEVTEDKKHNEDVLIKAANSKLNVNATVYTMPGKVEPLPDGRHLPQPSPSATSQATGDYRLNAQAAVFQPSFLCISSLASPVVFQRPRPIVVRSPPPEVSQHQMSAISQPLLPTPHLMSHEMSAHGFHSIQRSGNKPSGRWRKQPLPDLFSAVMSLVTELKRSVSYPEIIGCLSKRLHREQVELKRHVPHTLHAAVNNGYLKKEGNRYSLLPEVEQAEIMRRNIAAAIRAKELEKEPLSWRRR